In Megalobrama amblycephala isolate DHTTF-2021 linkage group LG21, ASM1881202v1, whole genome shotgun sequence, the genomic stretch GTCCGTTGCAATGCTGACCTGAACTGCGTCCTCAGCTTGTGTAATCGCCAAAAGGACATGGCACATTGGTGGAAGAAAGAACAATACTTTCCATGATCTTTCGCTTTGCTGATCCGTAATCAGGTAACCCTGAAAATGTGTCTCGATCAGATCAGCTAGACTTTCATCTCCAGCTTTGAAACAAAACAGACTTATGGCAGATTTGTCAGGACTCCCAGAGGCTGCGGTCTCCCAGATGCGGTCGAACACTTCCTCTTTGCGTGCCCATGATGTATTTAGCGGTAAAGGCAGAGGAAGGAATATCTCAGGGAATGAAACGCTCACGTCAGGCAGTTGGCTGTGCCAAGAGCGTCCATCTTGGGTGGTAAATATGGCACTGACGCATACAGTAGTGGGGTAGGGTTGAAATGGTTTGAGCTTTACGTTGACCTCCGGTGGCTTTCGGTCTCTGAACACGCAAGGTACGTGTATGTCACTTACCTTTGCATAGTTTGAATCTTTCAGCTCGAAATGCAGACAGATTGTAAAGACTCTATCGAATAAAGCATCGGTTTCGTCTGCATGAGTCAGATTGTACCTCAAAGTGACCTCCGACCCAAAGCCTGGCATCTGGAACTGTTCTTGATAACCCTCCAAACTTTTCTTAGTCTCTCCTGTTGCCTCCAACGACTCTGAAGTTTCTGAAGAGCTTTGTGAGGGTTTTTCTTGCACCTTGACGAGTCGCAAAACATGCCGCTCGGTTTTGCGTACCGTCAGGTTACTGGCGATCCCCTCGCCCTCGGCCATGACGGCAGAATGCGACCGCTCTTTGGCACGACCTCCATCAGGTCCTTTGGCGAGAACCCCCGTCAGCTTTTCCCATGAAAGGTTGGTTAGCAATGTGTAGTAGAACCGAGCGTGATCCTTAATATCCGTGTCGTCGTAATGAACCGATATGTATTGCAAAAGATCAGCCAACTCGATAAACACCTGATCGATGGAAGGATGCTCCAAAAGATTCCGACAAACGGCAAGAACTGCGTTTCCGACCTGCCAGTTGCCTCTTTCACACAAGTTGGAGTTGATGAGAACATTGAGAAGAAGGTAAATGGTGTTCCTCTGGGTAATCGGACCCTCTTTAGCCACTCTTTTCAAGACTTTCAAGTGCAAGCTCAAATTATGAATCGTCAACTGCAACGGAGGCATTTCCATAATGCATTTCTGAAGCCCTCTCAACAACTTCACAGACCAGACGTGGTCGCCCAGACACTCCTGGATGCGATCCGTGAGGCCAATCAAATTTGGAGCTAGTCGGGAATGTCGGGAATACATGTCGCATAATTTGTCGATCAGCTTCTCGGAGAGCTCTTCCATGCCGCTGAAGTGTGTGAGAAAAATAAACACCGCCCTGAAAGAGGTCACCACCACTTCTCTGCTACTGTCGCTGTCTACGATTTTCAAAAGCGCCATTATGTGATTAAACAGGTAGTCTATTCCTTTGTCCGCTTCACCCTCGTCTGCTTCTAGATGCACCAGACAAAGAAGGTTCAGTCTGCAGAGCATAGTCGCACTATCGTTAAAAACCGTTGGAAGAAGAGATGCTGCCAAACGTGGCGTAACCAGCACAGGTAAACTCTCTTCTCCGCTACTGGATATGGGCCGGTTCTCAGGGAAGTGCAGAATGCAGTCCATGTAGAAGAGCTTCTCAGGAGTTCCTAGGAGCGGATGCTGGGCCGTACTCACAAGACGCTTGAGCAGGAAGTTCTCATCCTCGGCGGTGAAAAGGCTGTCTGTGAACGTTTCTTTCATGAAGAGTGTGGCATGCATGAGCTCGACTTCTGCGGTTCCGAAAAGTCGCAGAAGCTGCGATTTGAATAGCGTTGGAGAAAGTCCCGGCACCATTGCGACGACTTCTACAAGCTCCCTCAGCAGGGCAGATTGGGAAATGGGCGTTAGCAGGTAAGACTCCTCCAAGAGTGAAGCCATTATAGATTTGAGTTCTTTACAATCCAATCCTGGTGGCAAACGTGGGACTTGCACCATCATGTTTATTGGCAACAAGGTCAATCCTAACTGATTACTTTTCCACGCAAACCCTTCATTTCCTCCTAAAATGCTCTTAAACTCTAAATCAGTAACATCTTTTTGCTTCGTCAAGATCCGTATGGCGTTTTTCAGCCCTAGTGTATAAAGCATACAATAGGACTGATGCAGAACGGTAGTTTCTTGCTGCTTCAGAAGATGCAGGGACTCCAACTTTTGAGAAAGAAGACCCGGGCAACAGGTTTCCATTTCTCGAAGGCAGTCGCAGGCGGTGGCCCTTATAGGCTGTTGGGAAAGCCCGCATCTGTAGTCATTGGTGTCCTGAATTGTCTGAAATAGAAGGTCCAACCAGTCTTCAGCCATCTTTGTGTGGGTGGCCAAGCAGGATGTGCATATTATCACGTTGGTGATGGCCAGCATGACATTGCACTTGAGGATGATGGATTTCTGTGGCGTGTGAGAGAAGACTGACAGCAGTTCAAGGGCCGTTTCTTCTCCCACGGAGGTAGAAGGGCAGAGAATGGTTGGATGATCCAGTAGCACAGACACAAGGAGTATCTTATAGtaaggaaaaaataataattttaagttaattgCACACCATTTCAACAGTATGTAATAGGTCTAGATATTGCAAAAGATGCAAACATTGTggagaaaatgaagaaaatgtgatggtagcatgtttgtttatttgaaatacactaccagtcaaaagtttggaaacattactattttttaatgtttttgctcTTATGCTTAttaaggctgaatttatttcataataaatacagaaaaaaacagtaatattgtgaaatattattacaatttaaaattatggttttctattttaatatactttaaaatataatttatttctgtgatgcaaagctgaattttcagcatcattactccagtcttcagtgtcacatgatccttcagaaatcattctaatatgctgatttgatactcagttattatcaatgttggaaacagttgtgttgcttaatatttttttggaacctgtgattaaaaggttaaaaagaacagcatttattcaaaatataaatcttttctaacaatataaatctttgctatcactttttatcaatttaacacatccgtgctgaataaaagtattaatttctttccaaaaaaaaaaaaaaagaaagaaaaaattactcaccccaaacttttgaatggtagtgtatattgttacaaaagatttctattttaaatatatgcagatattttttttttactttttattcatcaaagaatcctgaaaaagtatcacaggttataaaataatattaagcagcacaactgtttccaacagtgataataaatcagcatattagaatgatttctgaagcatcatgtgacactgaaaactggaggaatgatgctgaaaattcagctttgatcacaggaataaattatattttaaagtatattaaaatagaaaaccataattttaaattgtaataatattttacaatattattgttttttctgtatttattatgaaataaatgcacccttaatgagcataagagactttgttcaaaaacattaaaaatagtaatgtttccaaacttttgactggtagtgtacacCATACTAAATAGTGACATTTAACATAAACAGGACGTTCAACATtttgtattaaataatatttattataaatttacactctgtttatatttttcatttgtcactttattatgaaaaatattacTAAACATTAAGAACATATTaagaaaattaatatattatactctatttttatgtattaaaggaatagttcacccaaaaattaacattttttcatcatttactcactctcaagtaaccaaacagttggtAGGCCCCATTtaccttatttattttattttttttactatactatggaagtcaatggggtccatcaattGTTTGGTTACCcttattattcaaaatatcttcttttgtgttcagcagaagaaagaaattcatacaggattggaacaacttgagggtgagtaaatgatgacagtattttcatttttgggtgaactatccctttaagatttttCCATGCACGTTATATAAAATACACTACAATAAATAAGACGTATATGCGTTTGTCTGCTTGCTTTCATTACCTTGAGCTGATCATTGGCCTTATCATTCCGCAGTTCGTGGAGAAGTTCAGCCAAGAAACTCTCAGAGGTGGTGGTGGCCAAAAACTGAGATGGGCTCAGTAGAAAGGCCGATATTCTCTGATCCCACAGATCCGCAATAGTCATTCTGGAGataaactgttaaaatcagaATAATAGAAGTTGTGTTCATTGCATTGACGCTATATTGATTTAATAATGTACACAAACATTAATATAATAAGTGCATTCTTTCAGTTTAACGACTCACCTATCAGATCacactttaaaaacataaataaagcaaatattacTGTGTAAAGTACATCTATTGACGTCTCTGAAAATCATGTGTTCCCAAGCTGTCATATGATAAACCAGGTAGTGActgtacactttaaaataaaagtcgCCTTTGATTAAATATTCCATAATAACTATGTCAGGTTGTTTTTAATTAACTAATTGTATAGTAAttatatataacttttttttagatttttttcttaattttacaCTGCTATTATTTACGCTTACATTACTGAGATTAAACAGTGGGCTTGTATTTTGACACGGTGATGTgatcttgtttttttgtttgactGCCATCGTGTGGTGGTTTAACAATTTAGAGAAGTAGGTCAAAAAGTAACCTGaatttgaaaattaaataattagaaATAATAAATAGCCTTTACAATGAATATTAAGGTCATAGTTTGTAAGATAAGGTGATGTATATCTAATATTGAAAACTAACAATTTATTGATGTCAttaaatattaactttttttataatttgcTCTAATTGCaaattgtacattttatgtaaaaatgattATATAGTGTAAATCAATAACAAGATATAGTACGGAATGTGCAAAACAATATAAggaatatgtaatatataaatggTGGCAATATAAGtgtatatgaaaataaatgtaggcCCTATTagtgattaaaaatacatatatgtatttatttaaatatacaaattatgatataatacctttgtattcatattttcatcatagttttatttataataatattttaaaatacatgattatcactatacatttttttctgtgtgtgtaaaATTAATGAAGTGACTCGCAAATGACacctgaatttatttatttccccTGTATGGACAAAATCATTTATCTTATAAATGattgtaataaatgttattataaaagtTATAAATTATTCAATAATTGTGTGCATTAATGGTATACTGTACATATCAAAAGGAAGAGATAAAAAATGGCATATATTCTGTTAGctctgcatttatttgcatttttgcacatacaataaaaataaataaataataataaaaataataatttctcaGAGTGACGCAGCGCGCGACTCGCCCCTGCTCTTCAGTTCTGGAAACCCCAAGCGCGCGGACCTGCCAACGCCCGGCGCAGAGAAACAAACAGAAAGGATACGGTGAGTGCCAATGACGCTCAAAATATTAACCATATTTCTCTTCCTTTAACCAATAATAGAGTTTGACCTGGTGGAATATTGAGTTATGAATATGTGCGCTATGAATAGATATAttttgatggagtattttacGAATTAAACGTGTTAAATGGCACCGGAGGGCAGTTAGCACAGACGGCTAAACGAGGTTGAGGAGAACCGGTCAGATTTTACCATAAGCAGTTTTACAATCTTTATCGTGTTATTGTATGACATATCTAGtgtctattttaatgtaataattattttatatgttgtcagtataaaatataaagatcTTTCAATCTGTCATCCGTTGCAGTCGCCTGTTGACGACAGatgtatgtcataatttatttatattttcatattagCATGTTATTgctcatttgtttttaataatgttacagATTGATTTATTCTGCTTGATATAGAGGAATTGTGCAGTGCATATTTGCTCAGTTGAAATGTTGTGTTTTGGTGGCCTTCAGTTATACAGCATCATTAGAAATGGAAATATGCTgcattaatgtatttttaattattctgCATTGAATctgagtttgtttgtttagcatGGATGGCATTGTCAGAAATTTGTTATTGATTTCTCAGCAACATTTTGCCAGCAATGGCAACTTCACTGCCATTTAAACTACACCATTCtctatatagatagatatatattaGTAGAAATTAATAGTTTGAGTTGTTAATTAGATATGTGGTTCTATAAATGGGGTCGAAGATACTAGTTGACAATTGTTTCTTGCTGCCAAACATCATTTGTGTCAGTgatgtctctgtctctctctaaCACATGCATTAATTCAATagttcatgtgtttttttagCACTGTTATTGACTTGTCTGCAGGTTCTGGGTCatgaaaattttatatatatatatatatatatatatatatatatatatatatatatatatatatatttaaaagcaCTCAGCATTAATGATTGATGTTTGCATCCAAAATActgtttttgattgatttttccTTGTAGACTAAATGATGTAAAGTACCAAAGCATAACTCCCTCTCAAATTAATTTGTTAGTTACAGGAGGACACAGCATAAATTTTACTTGCATCAATATGTATTTTGCAACAAGTTCTCTTTCACTTCTTGTCACTGAGGAAATGCTTTTCCTGCCACGAATGAATCGTTTAAACTATCACAGGAAGAAGGCAGGACTATAATGAGAAGAATGGATGAATCCAGCTGCTAGAACTGATCTAGCCTTGTGCTTTAAACTAGAAATAGATGATAATCTGTTTGACTgatattaaaatcatttttagcTGATATTCTAACTGTATTGGTTCAATTATTTTTTACTGATAAATGATTTAGAGCAACTGACAACAGCATTTAAAGTAACCTATTTAGTATGTAGTGTTGATCATTACTCATGGTTTTACATAACAGCCATTCATTCTCAAGTGAGAAATGTGTAGCTAAACagcaaatattattttttatttattatttct encodes the following:
- the ap5b1 gene encoding AP-5 complex subunit beta-1; translation: MTIADLWDQRISAFLLSPSQFLATTTSESFLAELLHELRNDKANDQLKILLVSVLLDHPTILCPSTSVGEETALELLSVFSHTPQKSIILKCNVMLAITNVIICTSCLATHTKMAEDWLDLLFQTIQDTNDYRCGLSQQPIRATACDCLREMETCCPGLLSQKLESLHLLKQQETTVLHQSYCMLYTLGLKNAIRILTKQKDVTDLEFKSILGGNEGFAWKSNQLGLTLLPINMMVQVPRLPPGLDCKELKSIMASLLEESYLLTPISQSALLRELVEVVAMVPGLSPTLFKSQLLRLFGTAEVELMHATLFMKETFTDSLFTAEDENFLLKRLVSTAQHPLLGTPEKLFYMDCILHFPENRPISSSGEESLPVLVTPRLAASLLPTVFNDSATMLCRLNLLCLVHLEADEGEADKGIDYLFNHIMALLKIVDSDSSREVVVTSFRAVFIFLTHFSGMEELSEKLIDKLCDMYSRHSRLAPNLIGLTDRIQECLGDHVWSVKLLRGLQKCIMEMPPLQLTIHNLSLHLKVLKRVAKEGPITQRNTIYLLLNVLINSNLCERGNWQVGNAVLAVCRNLLEHPSIDQVFIELADLLQYISVHYDDTDIKDHARFYYTLLTNLSWEKLTGVLAKGPDGGRAKERSHSAVMAEGEGIASNLTVRKTERHVLRLVKVQEKPSQSSSETSESLEATGETKKSLEGYQEQFQMPGFGSEVTLRYNLTHADETDALFDRVFTICLHFELKDSNYAKVSDIHVPCVFRDRKPPEVNVKLKPFQPYPTTVCVSAIFTTQDGRSWHSQLPDVSVSFPEIFLPLPLPLNTSWARKEEVFDRIWETAASGSPDKSAISLFCFKAGDESLADLIETHFQGYLITDQQSERSWKVLFFLPPMCHVLLAITQAEDAVQVSIATDNWELLPFVNSYLQDITDRCSTTVTDG